The genomic DNA CTAGGGCAGTGAATATTTCATTGACTGTAAGAGGCCTTTGTGTAGCAGTGAGCCTGTGCAACATCCATCCATTCAATTTGACTGGCTCTTTCAGGAACCCTATTAATCATgactacaacatgctcgtattattgtaaaaaaaaaaaaaaaaaaaaaagtctggtTAATACACTATTACAGAATTTGCACCATGAAAGTTATTTGTTTGACAATACCACTTACACGTCTACATACTATCACTATTTTCCTCAAATGAGGCACTGTCATGTCAGAGGATGAGTGACTAACAACAACGATAGTTACAAAAACACATTGAAAAGTGTAAGGAATCATTTTTGGACTATAAAGTCCGTCAGTCAAGCACCCGATTCCTttgcaggttgacgtttattgggaTGACTGTTGTCCTGGAGGCACAGTTGAGCGATTTCCACTAGACGGGCCAGCTGCAAAATCAAAATTGGCTATaaacagtgcattcagaccccttccttttttcacattttgttaagtgacagccttattctaaaatggattaaattaaaattgtccctcaatctacacacaataccccattttGCAAATAAGAAttagcttatttacataattattcagaccctttgctatgacattcaacattgatctcaggtgcatcatgtCTCCACTGATCCcccttgatgtttctacatctggcaaaaatgtctaaaaacctgtttatgctttgtcattattgggtagtgtgtagattgagggggggcaATTTAATCAAATTCAGAATAAGgctaatgtaacaatgtggaaaaggtttaggggtctgaagactttccaaatgcaccgtaTAGTACAAATGGTTTTAGCTTTTGTCTTAATTTAAGTTGTGTTTGGTTTAAAAAGCTGATTTTTATGACTGTGGCTGACTaccctgcagagctgcctccagtacatgagtcatcccaataaatgccaacctcCCGAGTCCCTTTTCTGTTCAAGCTTGGCTGAAGCACGTTTAGGCATGCTTTCACCCATTGAAAAGTTGTTGGTAAAAGTATTTATCCATCGTGAACACTGATGTGTCTATTGAGGTGATTGGCCGATATGAAAGTCTTCCCACAGTGCATACATCTGAACTGCTTACATCCCGTGTGTACGCTCATGTGCACTTTGAGTGAGCCCGACTGTGCGAAGCGCTTGCCGCAGTGGCTGCAGCCGTAGCGTCTCTCCCCCGTGTGAACGCTCTGGTGTCGCTTGAGGTTGCTGGAGTCGGAGAAGCGCTTCCCGCACTGCGCGCAGCTGAACGGCTTCTCCCCGGTATGAACCCTCAGGTGTGTCTTGAGATTCTTCAGACAAGTCAAAGTCTTACCGCAGAAACTACAAGTTAACAGCTTACCTGCTGAGACGTCGCCATTGATACTCCCATCATTGTGATGACTGTCATGGGAGACCAAACCATTGGATCCTGTTCCCATGCCTTTTCCTACAGTCCTGTGAGGCTCTGAGGGCAACGGCGCCCTCTGTCTACCGTCCTGGTAAGCGACAGGTTTTTTGTGCTCAGTTATGGAGGGAATCACTTTGCTCATTTCATAGGGGAATCCATTCTCTGACTCCGATTGAGTGGGTACAACATCCACATGAGAGTAAGAGCACTCGGGAAGATCAGCCCCAGAACCCTGTGTGCGAAGGGTCCCAAGTTGTCTGTGGGGCTCAAACATCATACAATCAAAGCCCACACTTTTAAGTATTCCATCACCATTTTCCAGTCCTGGGTTTAGAGATCTTTTGTTCACACTCAGGTTATTTGATCCTGGCAGGAGGTTGTTGTCCGTTTCACCACTCACCCATAAACAAGAGCTGGCGTTCTCCTGTTTGCTGATTGGTTGAGCAGCCTCTGTGTCCACGTTGGATTGCCTTTCTCCTCCATCAGCACTGTGATTTAAAGCTCCTATAAAATCAACAAGGCCGTGTGTGAATCACTATAAAAACTGGATGCTCATCATGAAGGTAATCATCAACAATCACATCAGTTGAAGGATATGAGCCATTTCAGAGAGTTATTGGTATACATCTATACAGTATAGTCTATATGAAAGTTGAAGGATATGAGACATTTCAGAGAGTTATTGGTATACATCTATACAGTATAGTCTATATGAAAGTTGAAGGATATGAGACATTTCAGAGAGTTATTGGTATACATCTATACAGTATAGTCTATATGAAAGCCCAAACTGACATAAATTCAGTTGTacttaaataaatgtattaaattgtattCCGTATGTAGTTTAACATTGTCGCAATCACTTTACATGACAGTATTCATTTGGCAAGTTATTGGGTCACTAGAAAGGTTGATTCATTCATATTTATGGGAAAGGCATAACTGAAAGCATCAAAGTGTAATGAGGTGTGTATGAAAACACTTTTCCAAAAGGTATAATGAAAACACATAAGTTTGTCTACCATTTTACTTACCACCACTCAGTCTCCCCCATTGGTCATGATTCTCCCAGGATTCTTCCCACATCTCCTCTTTGATGGTAGGTGATTTGGGGTTTATCTCTTCCAACCCTGCAGTCTGTGTAAAATCAGTTGGGATGCCAGATATAACTGGGAATAATCCACTTACTGTGCACATGGTACACCTTACACAGTCAAAGAAAACTGAAAAGATACAACAAGAGCACTAACAGCACAGTAAACAGGTAAAACAACATAGCTTTAATGCAAGATGACCACTAAGCCTAGGTAGGCTAGATCATGTTTGCTTTCAGACCGAGGTGGTGTTGATAACCATTGTGAAATATTAGAGGCGGCCTTTTTGAAATATTGTGGGAAAATGAGGCACACCGAGGCAAACGTAAAGCTTACCTTTCTCGGTGTTGTCGTTTGTCCAGTGTCACCCGAGGACTCTCTGTGCCTAAACATGCTGGTTACCAACTTGGAATCAATTGCTCCCCGACATCGTACCTCGCCTGAAATGAGTAGAGGGGAATAAGCATGCATCCAGACACAATATACGTTATTAATGCTGTAACCAATTCATGTAAATGAATTGTTTATAACCAGTAAATGTAACGTACTGTTTGATGTCCTTTTCGATTCCATGCCAAGGTGAGCTCGAGAGCGACTGTGCGGAGGGACGGAGTTTCCCATTCCCTCTCTCGGAGTACTCGCACTAGACACTTTCATCTCCATCAGCCGTAGTTTTCTCCTCAAAGTTTCATTCTCCTTCTGGCCTCGAGATATCTCCACGTGCAGCACGGCATAGCCATTGTCAACAAGCTCGCAGATTTCAGCCACGGCCGCGTTAGCCAAAACCTCCATGATGGAGGCGAGCTGAGTGTGAAAAGCAACGGAATTTGCCATTACTAGAGAAAATACTTACAGGATTGTTAATAGGAAGTGTAGAAGAAATAGGCTGTAGAAAAGCATAGATGCCGACGCCTCGAAATCAAATGTAGTTTAGCATCAATAAAATGTAAACACAGTGCCTTCGTTGACCAGGAAGTATTTTTTGAATACCTCTCACACTGCGCCTGCGTGGTAATTTCACCCAGTCGTCCTTTCTTCCTCTtctttgtcttcttcttcttctatgataTCATGGCGGTCCTCAAACAATCGTTTAAGCACGTGCCGCTGGCTACTGTGCTGGAATGTACGATCAATCATGATCAGTGGTGGTAAAAGTATCCAAGTGTCATACATGAGATAaagtgtaataatataataataataataataataatataataatatatgctatttagcagacgcttttatccaaagcgacttacagtcatgtgtgcatacattctacgtatgggtggtcccgggaatcgaacccactaccctggcgttacaagcaccatgctctaccaactgagctacagaaggaccccatAGTGTAGATACCTTCAAATAGAAAGTtgctcaagtaaaagtgaaagtcaaacagtaaaatactacttgagtaaaagtctaaaagtgttTTGAATTGCTAAAAAATACTgaattaagtatcaaaagtaaaagtataaatcatttaaaattccttatattaatcaaatcaaaattaaTCTGCCACATGGGCAAAAAAAAAACAGGTGCAGAcctcaccgtgaaatgcttacttacaaacccttaaccaacaatgcagttttaagaaaaatagagttaagaaatcATTTCAGAAATAAACTAAAGTCAAAAAAAGTTACAATAACATAACAAAAACGAGGCTGCAGTATGTACAGGgggtcaatgtgctggggtagaGGATAGTTGaggtaaatgtaatgtaatagtGCCTAAggaagtattcagaaccttttgacttttcccacattttgttagattacagccttattctaaaattgattacaaaAATAATAAATCCCTCGTCAATCaccgcacaataccccataatgacaaaccaaaaactggtttttagaaatgtttgcaaattaattgaaaataaaacaacagaaataacacatttacataagtattcagacccttttactcagtactttgaagcacctttggcagtgattacagcctcaagtcttcttgggtatgatgctacaagcttggcacacctgtatttggggagtttctcccattcttctccgcagatcctctcaagctctggcaggttggatgggaagcattgatgtacagctattttcaggtctctccagagatgttagattgagTTCAAGTCCGGTctccggctgggccactcaaggacattcagagaattgtctCGAAaccactcttgcgttgtcttgactgtgtgcttagggtcattgtcctgttggaaggtgaaccttcaccccagtctgaggtcctgcgttgtcttggctgtgtgtttagggtcattgtcctgtttgccAGAGTagtgcagagatggttatccttccggaagtttctccaatctccacagaggaactctagaggcctctcagagtgaccatcgtgttctttgtcacctccctgaccaagacccttct from Oncorhynchus keta strain PuntledgeMale-10-30-2019 chromosome 23, Oket_V2, whole genome shotgun sequence includes the following:
- the LOC118402430 gene encoding zinc finger protein 665-like isoform X2, with the protein product MEVLANAAVAEICELVDNGYAVLHVEISRGQKENETLRRKLRLMEMKVSSASTPREGMGNSVPPHSRSRAHLGMESKRTSNSEVRCRGAIDSKLVTSMFRHRESSGDTGQTTTPRKTAGLEEINPKSPTIKEEMWEESWENHDQWGRLSGGALNHSADGGERQSNVDTEAAQPISKQENASSCLWVSGETDNNLLPGSNNLSVNKRSLNPGLENGDGILKSVGFDCMMFEPHRQLGTLRTQGSGADLPECSYSHVDVVPTQSESENGFPYEMSKVIPSITEHKKPVAYQDGRQRAPLPSEPHRTVGKGMGTGSNGLVSHDSHHNDGSINGDVSAGKLLTCSFCGKTLTCLKNLKTHLRVHTGEKPFSCAQCGKRFSDSSNLKRHQSVHTGERRYGCSHCGKRFAQSGSLKVHMSVHTGCKQFRCMHCGKTFISANHLNRHISVHDG
- the LOC118402430 gene encoding zinc finger protein 665-like isoform X1 — translated: MANSVAFHTQLASIMEVLANAAVAEICELVDNGYAVLHVEISRGQKENETLRRKLRLMEMKVSSASTPREGMGNSVPPHSRSRAHLGMESKRTSNSEVRCRGAIDSKLVTSMFRHRESSGDTGQTTTPRKTAGLEEINPKSPTIKEEMWEESWENHDQWGRLSGGALNHSADGGERQSNVDTEAAQPISKQENASSCLWVSGETDNNLLPGSNNLSVNKRSLNPGLENGDGILKSVGFDCMMFEPHRQLGTLRTQGSGADLPECSYSHVDVVPTQSESENGFPYEMSKVIPSITEHKKPVAYQDGRQRAPLPSEPHRTVGKGMGTGSNGLVSHDSHHNDGSINGDVSAGKLLTCSFCGKTLTCLKNLKTHLRVHTGEKPFSCAQCGKRFSDSSNLKRHQSVHTGERRYGCSHCGKRFAQSGSLKVHMSVHTGCKQFRCMHCGKTFISANHLNRHISVHDG